The genomic window accacaggcctttttgggttggagggtttgtattttgtcctgtagttcattcaatgtaattggagaatccagtgggttctggtagtctttaatagttgattctaagatttgcatttgatcatgtatatttttttgctgtttgttctttgttatagggccaaaaagattggagaagtggtttacccatacatctccgttttggatagatagctcttcgtgttgttgtttgtttagtgttttccaattttcccagaagtggttagagtctatggattcttcaattacattgagattatttctgacatgctgtatcttctttttccgtagtgtatttctgtattgttttagtgattcaccatagtgaaggcgtaggctcagattttctgggtctctatgtttttggttggataggtttctcaatttctttcttaggtttttgcattcttcatcaaaccatttatcactgttgttacttttctttggttttctgttagagatttttagatttgatagggaagctgagaggtcaaatatactgtttaggttttctactgccaagtttacaccgttttgtccaggaagttgtcttgaagggattgaatttgttgttgcctaattgttttttggtaggtttcaacactactttctttccatctatagcatttcttaatattattcagttggttatgttgttgtagttgtgcctaggggggcatatgggggagggaatgctgtcacctccaggtaggtgtttgtccccctgtgtgctgaggatgtcaggttcttgtccagttctggcatttaggtcgccacagactagtacatgttcctgggtctggaaatgattgatttccccctccaggatggagaagctgtcttcattaaagtatggggattctaatggggggatataggtagcacacaggaggacatttttctctgttgagatcatttccttttgaatttctaaccaaatgtaaaatgttcctgttttgattaatttaatagagtgagttaggtctgctctataccaaattagcataccccctgagtcccttccctgtttcatacctggtagtttggtggatgggactaccagctctctgtaacctagatggcaaccagtgggtccgtctcctctataccatgtttcttgtaggatgacaatgtctgtatttccgatttctttggtgaagttcagattcctgctctttaggccaaaggcagatgacctcaggccttggatattccaggatgaaatagtgaaggctttgtgttccataaagtgtctaatgttgttggttgtgtggtttggcctcaggccaacACAACACAAGTATGatgtgtactctctctctctctctctctctctctgtctctctctctctctctctctctctctctatgtctccctctccgtctctcactctctctctctctctctctctctctctctctctctctctctctctctctctctctctctctgcaggctcAAAGAAGTTGGAGTACGGGGGCTCTGCCTGGCACGAGGACTGCTTTGTGTGCCATGGCTGTGAGAAGCCCATCGGTGCCCAGTCCTTCATCCCCGACAAAGACGACTACTACTGTGTACCCTGCTACGAGGGCAGGTTCGCCCCGCGATGCAGCCACTGCAAAAAGGTGAGCCAGGGTCTCCTCGAATCAACATTATCCTCTCCCTGTCACTGTTATTGATGTTCTCACAGTAGTAGGTAGGTTTCTTGTGAAACCACTTGCCATGTAGTCAGTGAGGTTGATGGGTATGTTTCCTCCGTAGGCGCTGGCGACAGGGGGTGTGAGCTACAAGGACGAGACGTGGCACAAGGAGTGTTTGGTGTGCACGGGCTGCAAGAGCCCACTAGCCGGCCAACCCTTCACCTCCCAGGGAGACACACCCTACTGCGTCAAGTGCTTCAGCAACCTCTACGCACATAAGTGTGCCACCTGCAACTCGCCCATCACAGGTCATGGATTCTCCATTTGACTAAATAATATGGCTTGATTGGAcacacccaaatggcaccctagtctctCAATACTGCACTTACATTGTGGGACTAAGTACCAGCCCAGGCAAAGACACCCTGCATGCCAGAGCACAGACATACTAGAAATATACTGGTAGAGCCTGTGGCTGTTTTAGAATGCCAGTGTTTCAATTGAACACAGAGAACTGGTATTGCAGCCAACCATAGAATTACCCACAGAACTTTAATGTTAAGAATGTAATTTTGAGTTGAGTAATGTCTCTCTTACTGCCCACCTGTCAATCCAGGTGAGAGTCAAAGTTCTCTATGTAgacatgggctctggtcaaaagtagtgcactattctggatatagggtgccatttgggatgcccaCGTATGCTACTATAGATGCTAACAAGAGTGTTTTATTCCCTCCAGGGTTTGGCGAGGGGAAGTACATTTCTTTCCAGGATCGGCAGTGGCACCAGCCCTGCTTCAAGTGTTCCCACTGCTCCGTCTCTCTGGTTGGGTCCGGCTTCTTCCCCGACCGGGACCAGATCCTGTGTGGAGACTGCAACAACGACCAAGAAGACCAATGAGAATCACTGTCTCCGTCCTTCAACTGCGCCTGACCAATCACAAATGTACAGTTATAGCTGTCCCGTTTGTAACACACAGCGGTGTCCATATCAGCGGTGTCCATATCAGCGGTGTCCATATCAGCGGTGTCCATATCCATTACCACCAGTACAGAGAGCCTCTAAACCTCAGCCTATATGTAATACTACATCACCCTAAATATATATATCTTAAAATACATAGTACACATTTTTTGTTTCAGCGTTGCATGTACGTCTATGTTGTTAAACCAGATTTTCAAATATAAAGCACATCGAAATATATTTATAAAGTGAACACAACACAAGTATGATGTGTTAgctatggaaatgtctgctctacccaaaattacaaccaaataattgcagccttaccgcaaaagtggaagaggaaagttgaagggggagaaagtaaggaacttgtctgtcggccttgcattaaagaacataattggttaaggaaaactgtgataaataaaaaagtatatcagtttcacttaaggaccaaaggattgacagccgtcccatatagattgcaaaatagttgggaagagatctttgacgtaccgatcccatggcatagtgtttatgaactgacacgcaaaacgacacggattcaaaaattagaatctttcaatttaaattattatataaaattattgctaccaatagaatgttatttatatgggggatacaatcttcccagctctgcagattttgctgtgaagagacagaatcattagatcatttgttttggttctgtccatttgtagcttgtttttggacacaggtccaggaatggctaaaggattgcaatatttacctggaactaaccttgcagatagcattactgggtgatctgaaaagtcatagtcaatcaatcaataatataataatacttttagcaaaaatgtttatttttaattcacaatctgtagaagcaatgagaatagaaaggttcagaacttttgtaaaacaccacagtacggttgaaatatatatggcaaatagaaatcctatatggatggtgtttaaagatagatgggaggtattgaatagagttgaaggatgggactaataacaaataataacaaagatagctaataatgtaagcatactgtgtccataataagtatataggttgtatgttgggagcttttgggaaagagcacagttagaaagatatggcatttagaagcaaaccggatggacatcatgaaaatgatcggagaggttgagagtagaagaagttcaggagcaaaaaaataaataaatatatatatatagaattattgtaaaattaactgtgtccataaggtgtagatagtaagtatagaccggaagtagaggcctgggcgttgttgttcactaatttactccaagtagggaaaggatggtggggttgaaaagtaataaaggggaatatatatataaaaaataaaataaaacatgggggattggaagtgatgcagacaattacattgatagaagatacaatctatctgcaatattaagctgatccattccaaaaaaataaaataataataataataataataaaaaaatatataaaaaaatgtttaaaaaataaaaaaataaaaaattatgtgtTAGCTAAAGCTTTTCCTTTTTGtcattttgaaatatatttttttgcactTCTAAGAATACACGAACTATTCCTATCCTAAAGGATCTGACACATTGATGCAGCTGACCTGAGCTCTGCCGCAATATGGCGCTAATGGCGCTCATGCAGTCTGAACTGAACAGCGTCTTCACACCTGCATTCTATTGCAGCTACATCAAAAAAGTATCAAACCGTATTCAAATGTTATGAGGGCTCAGCTtgtcaggagcaaaaaaataaataaatatatatatatatatatatatatatatatatatagaattattgtaaaattaactgtgtccataaggtgtagatagtaagtatagaccggaagtagaggcctgggcgttgttgttcactaatttactccaagtagggaaaggatggtggggttgaaaagtaataaaggggaaaattaaaaaaaacatgggggattggaagtgatgcagacaattacattgatagaagatacaatctatctgcaatattaagctgatccattccgaaaaaataaataaaataaataaataaaataataaaaaaaataataaaaaatttttttttgatGTGTTAGCTAAAGCTTTTCCTTTTTGtcattttgaaatatatttttttgcactTCTAAGAATACACCAACTATTCCTATCCTAAAGGATCTTACACATTGATGCAGCTGACCTGAGCTCTGCCGCAATATGGCGCTAATGGCGCTCATGCAGTCTGAACTGAACAGCGTCTTCACACCTGCATTCTATTGCAGCTACATCAAAAAAGTATCAAACCGTATTCAAATGTTATGAGGACTCAGCTTGTCAATTCTATTTGCGTTTGTTTGTACTCTTTTATAACAACCCAAAATAGCATTTCCTGTTTGCTGTATTGTAACCATTGAGGTATGCTACAACTCTAAACCAATCCAGTATGTGCTGTAAAAATAACACAATTTGATCAGAATACTGTGTCTGGAAAGGTGACTATAAAGTCTTTCTTAAAATGGGCCAAAATAAACACTTTATAAGGCTTCTTTGAGGTGTGTTTTTTTCCAATGAGAACAGCCTTTGGACTTCTGTGTACGTTACACATCAAATACGTTCCTTGCTTAACCCCTGGTGTGCCAATGTGGTGCCAGGCCAGGGTGGTGTCCAGTGCCCACTCCCTGGAATCCAGTGAAGGTTCAGGCAGACCGACACAAAAGCATTGTAGCAGAGGACAAAGGAAAACTGTCCCAGAAGGCTGATTTGAATCTTTATTTagactggaatggaatgttcctCAGGCTCCATCACAGACTCCATATTTGTGTCCATTGTTTGGGATTTCTATCACAAAATAAGTTGCTTGCTTTTAAAGCCTttgtgtcacgaaccggctcaagttcgtaacaaaagggagacacgtggagacaaggagtactcaaagtatatatttattaattaaagtaaactaaatcaaataacaatggtgtgtgtaatcagtaatcagtagtgtacgtgagtgtttgcatgcataaatgtaatatggaaaagtgttgaaaagtgccaaagcaaacaacccaaaaaggcctcaaaaatatcacaaccaagatcaaagtaactgcctggagagagtctccctaatgaatgtggaagaggtccatttatcctgggacacacccggcccaggtgtttcccatgtagctgacgaccctcccaactccgcccaccggcatcctaacaaggaaacaagaacaaagagagaatacggcagacagagtgggagggccGTCAcaccccccccataagaccggggaccaacaaggaccccggaccaacgtaccagccctgcgtcccaaaccgacaaattgtacatgttcacacctccacttgccccacccatcatcctcctctccagacctcagcaacctttacacaggaagcaacctttaagaggaaagaagaacacaagactaggagggggacaaacaggaaggatagaacatgacaaaatcaaacaatggtcggtcacatcaatattcatgaacagggcgcacgtcaccctgcccaaccacctttccaaggtatacaacagtcgcctgagcaaactcacattcagccaaattcatcgtgaggcgacccgcagccagacgtccgaacaaggcctgaatacgggacagatgctcctcccaagcatctgcatatatcaccacatcgtccagataaacagcgcaaccggccagaccagagacaaccctgttcataaatcgctgaaaagtggcaggcgcattacgcagtccgaaactcataaccgaatcacgggtacagaccaaaaggtgtaataaaggcagagatttcacgtgccctactcatcagtggcacctgccaataccccctttaacaggtcaaatttgctcacaaacgtagctgcgcccgacttgaccaacgcagtcctccatccgaggaagaggaaatgaatccggcccagtgacatcgtttaccttacggtagtccgtacaaaatctatttgttccatccgatttactgcccaagatacagggagaagcccaactggagaaagaaggatctgctattttactctccagcatgtacctgacctcagcatccagacaacgcagtttctctgaagaaactctatagaaccgttgacggaatggggtcagcatctccaatgtcaatatcatgttctattaagtttgtacgtgtaggtgtatccgaaaacaaccctggaaatctcgaatcaaaccaaccctctctttccgctcatcaacaggtagatgcgtaagaaggctatctacaatctccagtgtctctgaatttttcaatctaccctgcagtatgcaatcgtcaggaccagaaacatcttcctgctcctgcacagacctagcatgaccagaactcagggaataaacaatatcagccaaaagaacagccttccGTCCTCTGTGactcccctgttcagtctcagaggaacgtgcataatatggttttaacaaatttacatggcacagttggtgtgctttcctccgttctggagtggcaactagataattttgctcagtgtactggcgcaccactgtatatgaaccttgaaacttggcttgaaaaggagaaccaacaattggcagcagagccagaacctgatcacctggactaaagtgatgaggctcagctcggcgatcatatatgctcttcatcctgtcctgtgaagatgatagctcctctttagccatttcaccagcggcatacaagcgtcgcgaaaatcacccacatatgataacagggactgaggagtctcgggagacttccagtcatcctgggaGAACAGATaaagcccacgcacccgatgtccaaacactaggtcatttgggctaaaacccgtgctctcctgtgaaacctccctagcagctaacagtaaccaaggcaaccccctcctcccaatccttatccatctcagtacaataagctctcaacaaagacttaagtgtttgatggaaacgttccagtgctccttgactttgggcatgatagcgctagacaagttgtgtttaatatggagttgttggagaacctgtccaaagagattagaggtgaaattagatccttgatcactttgaatgaccttaggattccaaacagtgagagaaactgagtcaaagcttttaacacagccttagtcgtgatagaccggagagggtaggcaacaggaaacctagtggtctgacacatcacagtcaacaaataattactaccctttctagaacgaggcagaggaccaacacagtcaataatcaaatactcaaaaggtttactgagtacaggaatagggaacagtggtaccggcttaatagcttgattaggtttaccagttaattgacaggtgtgacaagttttgatgaaatcagaaacatccctctttaatcttggccaaaaaaaaatgacgtaatatgcgattgtaggttttctcacacccatatgcccagcaacgtcgttgtgagaagttgtcagcaccaactcacgaagcctaactggtaccaccacctgactaatcgcctccccagaaaacaactaccatgagacatccacttcctcatcaggacctcctcttggagaaaatagccctgtgcgacatctcccaactgttctacaggcacaatttggtcccgcaactcttctaatgtagggtcagcccgttgcgcctcgattaaatcgggcgggatacggataacgggataacagggaaaacagtaacagacttctttatggtattctcgttagccagttccgtgaccaagtcatcagggatcatagaacgcgtcactgcacacgcagaaaacacctctgggaaattctgcgcactctcatcaggaatccctacaattgaaggcttagtagaaaccgctaaagatggaaacacgataggccacacgcgctccccagccaagttatttccaaggatcacgtcaacaccctcaataggcaatgaaggacgacccccacaacaacctcacctttcaccagtccacaatccaacatcagtttatgcaatggaactgacagagtgttcaaacctattcccctaattagaacactattccccgaatcagtctccgcagagaaggggtaacacagattccaacacaaatgattcagaggcacctgtatctcttaggatctttactggcactaggttcttacttcctaccatagacacaaaaccctccgtaaaaAGGTAAATACTGGGGATCAATATAGCCCTTCACatggctctgggcatgagacaatgcgtcaggagtgaactgatgtggaac from Coregonus clupeaformis isolate EN_2021a chromosome 17, ASM2061545v1, whole genome shotgun sequence includes these protein-coding regions:
- the LOC121586803 gene encoding four and a half LIM domains protein 3-like gives rise to the protein MSDRFDCGECKESLYGRKYIQVEDVPHCIPCYDRLYANTCQECKELIAHNARELFYEDRHYHQHCFRCFRCDRSLADEPFTSQEEALLCNDCYCNEFSSKCVACDKTVMPGSKKLEYGGSAWHEDCFVCHGCEKPIGAQSFIPDKDDYYCVPCYEGRFAPRCSHCKKALATGGVSYKDETWHKECLVCTGCKSPLAGQPFTSQGDTPYCVKCFSNLYAHKCATCNSPITGFGEGKYISFQDRQWHQPCFKCSHCSVSLVGSGFFPDRDQILCGDCNNDQEDQ